tttgctcaCAACTTGAATTAAGGGACCAAGAAACACACCTGCTGGCAATGCGAGCGTGTCTGTGttgacacaggaaacattaTGGCGGCCGGCTGGCAACAAACAAACTCAAATTACAGTGAAACAGAAAGCTAAAATCTGTTTTCGCAATATTTGAGGCGAGCAATAAgaaatgcagtaacagaatcttggttcacaTTTGATCAACACAGCTTAGTTTGTCCTCAGAATTTTCAGCCTCCGTTTTCACAATACAGTACGGTTGCAGCGATATACCAGTTTCAAggtatattgtgatatatacGTTGCCGATTGTCataccgtgtacatttgcttatctatgatataggggaaaaaatgaaactgGACGTTGAATCTcccttttattttagttattttctaaggggaagtttttacacatacttctaTTAAGATAGGATAGGATAACCCTTTACTTGTCCCGTAATGGGGAaatttgcaacattacagcagcagagggacgATGCAAACAGGAAGCAATATGTAAGTATGTactgataaaaaagaaaaacacagggaGGTGTTTTAAGTAAACTGTACAATACAAAGGGCAAAATAATGAGCATAAagtataaaaacacaattaactgaattaacaaaatggtttcaagtttcactagcagtaataaaaaaataaaatatttgttgaatcaacaataacccttctgttttcatttctttaagggtcattctgacggataataaaataaattctttaATACCATGATACCATGAAACCGCAATATTTTCTTTCATAACATGAAAATATCATACTGTTTCAACCTTACAACagaggaaacagtatggcacccacttcctTTTCACAAATTCACtttttacagccaaacagtgcactaaaatatgtttctgaagaaatTTTTGGTGTGAAGTAGGTAATACAGTGACATAaccttggtttatatttgatcaccACTGTCTAGTTTTACCTTTTGATCTGAGTTttagacagagagacagggggCGGCTTTCTCTCTTGATCTGTTTTTATACTCTTTGTCAGTGGTGACAGATGTATGAAAACACAAAGGTACAATCTATAGTTCGAGCAACAGCCCTAACACCAGCTCAAATTTGAGTCACCCAGCAGATTTGTattgagagatgagcagggagatccaagggctggtaagatggaggaaaAATTACCATATTGATATGATCcaagtatccctttaagctaaTTTGCATCTACGACAATTAAATATATGATGCTATAATTACAAGAATTGAATAATGGTATTATCATGCCATATATGTTCACATattttcagaggcttttcccAGAATAGTTCACTGAATCCAACCTGAATATTCTGTCTCAATCAGAAAGATTTGGATGATATGTGATTATTAATATCATGGTGTGAGAGATCAGACATTTTCTCAGATTCTGGCTGAAAATTCCtaatttattgtttataaacTGCATATAAACGTTAAAAGTTAAGTCACATTACTACTAATTGTTTTATGTTCCTTGCAGGAAAACTGTCTCCTAACAAGACAAATAATCACCCCTAATAAATTGTCATTATCATTTAGGTATTcaacaaaaatgtgattttgtcAGCATCACTCAGTCCTAACACAAACTGAAGGCATTTTTAAGGTTTGACATCAGTGTTGCTTCCTGTCTGCTGTGTACACATGCAGGGAGTTGCAGGGATCCTGGAACATTCCCATACTTCCCGACCTCATGCGTGTTCAGCAGCAGATGGGCTTTCTCAGTCAAACTCTCAGTGGAATCTGCTGTCACTTCAACCAGCTCGCTCCATCACACCGAACTCTTATGTAAACACAGAGCCACCGCTGCCAAGCACCGCTGCTGACAGACAGTAAACACCCCTCGTGAACAATGTGCTGCTTTCAAAGCTACACTGAATTGTCTTCTTgtactttctcctcctctgcctctggaAGAATCACGTTGGATAGCAACTGGAAAAATAGACCGGATCAATTATTCCATCTATTTTCCAAGCAGAAAGATAGGAGATAGGAAAGGAATCTCTGCAGCTCGAgtagcttgtttttgttttgaatgcTCACGCCGTGCTATCAGCCACTCTACCGACAGTGCTATCCTTCAACACCTTTCTGCCTTCTCCCCGAACTTGGCGCCAACTGTCACAGGCCAGTTGGCGTCTACTAATACTTGGCAGTGCTGTTAGTCAGAACCAAGCTGACGCAGGTGGTGACTTtcacaaaaagacaacacagaTTTCAGCTTATTTGCAATATGCTCTATATAGCAACAACTCTACAGGATGTTAGTTTGTGTGACTTTAACTATGCCATTTAAACCTGGCGATGGCTGTATGAGCCTTATTGTGTCTAGACAGAATGCATTAACTTCAATTACAATGTTTGATGTGCACGGTGGACAAACTTGTTTCAATGTTGAAGTGGCAAGTCTGTTGGCAGCCCTCCAATCGTACCAAACAAAGAAACCCGGACAAAAGCAGTTTCCTTAATTATAAAAGCTATTTTTACCCCgagatataaaatataaatggtaAACTGTATTGCTTTAACTCAAGGCACGGTATGTTTATACTATCATGCACTTAATGAAAATACATAGTCAAGTCAATACAAGTCAAAAGATCAAAGGTTTCAATTCTAAGCACTGGTGTCTTTCCCTTTCCTCCATATtttctaaaatgacaaaaatacaagTATAAATGAAGCATGTAAATAGAAAAAAGTATCTGCTATGTCCATATCTACAGCTATGCATCCTGCAACATCCAGACAAATATTACTTACGTGTGAATATCACGCCTTACTGTCTGTGAATGCAGGTCACTTTTACTATGTTGAACTTTCCTATATCGTCTTGCTCAGCCTGTGTAGCTGGATAACTGCTGCTCCACGGCTTCCTCCTGCTAGGCTGTGGATGGGAGCGGCACACTGGGGCCCTGGTCCAGAGTTAATTAAGAGCTCAGGGAGGAGTCCCCCCCCCCACACATGGCAGCCAGCTGGAGCCAGCCTCAGATTAGACTCCCAGAGACAAGGATGAACACTCACCCAGATACACAAACATGTATACAGGGGCTAACAGCATGTGCTccaaaaacacatgcacaattAGTTAGAGCATCCTTTTTTCATGGTGCACGACCCATGTCCATGTGCAtgtgcattcacacacatgccTGCACAGAGCTGAGCAGGGAGGAAGGTATTTAAATTACTTACTCCCTTCCTGTTTGGCTAGAAAACCCAGGCGGTTATGCAAGGAGTCATAAATGCATAGTGGTAAGATCCCTCCTACCCATAGTTCACCTCTGCAGGGGTATGCTCTGCCTGAAGCTAGGATAAAAATCATTAGGCCAAAATGAACTGAGCATTAAATTGAAAAACAACCAGACATAGAGTATCAGGGGAAAGTAAGCTTTCTGTCATTTTCCCTTCTCTGGCTTAACTCTGAGACAGACACAACCACCCTGGAGCAACACCACCATTCCTCCGTAAGCTGTCACATTACTGGCTGTCTATTTGTCTCGAGGAATGAGAGCTGTGAGGAAGACATACCTCTAGGATGTCTTCAAACAGCACGCCATAATGTTTTAAAGAAcagattggctgattagctaaaTCAGTGTGTGCAACTTGGGTTCTGTGAAACTTAAGCTGCACATATGTTCAGTACTTAAGAAAAAGTTCACTGTATTTTGTCCTTCATGTGAATGAGTTTGTGAATGTACAAGTGTCTGTCAAGATTAAGAAACACTTGACAATGTTCAGTATTAAATCTCTGAATCCATATTAAAATCTTTTTGGCTTAATGCTTGGTATCTGACCTTATAGCCTGTTTCCCAGCTAAGATTAAAAGCGTCAGCAAGAAAAATCTACTGTGTGAGGGagcagtgtgtgggagtgtgtatgtttgtgtgtatatggCCTATTCCTCTTCTCTCCTAGTAATAATCTGATTATTGGAGCTTTACCAGTCTGTGTTCAGGACTGGTTTCATCTACACATGATGGCCTAATCAGGGCGACAACTAGGCTATTCAGCACTGACTGAGAGTGACACCCAAAGCTTGTAAACAGCCCACCAGGGCTTGACTGCGGGGGGCGACATGGTCTGTGTGCCCCCTACATtttaaggttcagtgtgtaggatttaggcagatatattggcagaaatggaataataagataaaataagtacattttctttagtgtgaaatcacctgaaattaaaaattaaaaatagggAGCGGATCCTCATCCACAGAGTCTGCTAAAATCTCAACAGTAGcacagaacagacaaactaaacactgggtctagatagggccatttgcattttcctgTCGGCCATCATAGtaagcagcccctctgcaagcATTTATTTAgggtttttaccagttttaatcaccaggtctgtttgattaggagaggaagagacctctgccgATGATTCAGCTCCTTGTAAAAtgctcctgaatgtctggatcttaggttatcagagaaaaacatgaacacatgcagatgctgggctagcagcccttCTCCAAAGAGCCGAGCGGCgtcaaagaaacactgatttgtactatgaaactgctttttttcagcattttcacTGGTGTAATGTACTTGGTCTGTCCgtttaggagaggaagagacctctgcggataattcagcttttggttaaaacctccttaacaatgaacactgaaggaaatctaaGCGGAAGAAGTTTCAACTGGATGCAATTAAATTAATGCattaaataaatctaaatcttacacagttTCTTCAAGGGTGAAAATGAAGAGATAGAGGCTAAACTTCCACAGACAGTATCCACGAAAATATGTCACCTTACATTGTGAAACAGACAGCATGTCCCACCTGGATCTGTTGAGTACATGTGCTACCAACTCTATTTCCTGGCTACAGTCTCATATTTGTTCATGACCTAGTTCCTCATTTTTCTGATCTTGAGGACAGAAGGAACTTGGGAGACAGCCACGCCCCTTTCTATAAAGCGTGGGAAGTGCAGGTACAGGCCAAACCAGGGAGTGTCAGCACTCTCACAGAGGCAGCCACTTACTCACCTGATCTGCTGTGGACTGTCATAGAGACAGACGCACAGAAATCCAACACCACACAGTGCACAAGGCTTACAGAGGACAAAACGCCACTGAGCCTCGTTGTCAACAGTCAACGGTGTAACCTGACAGTGGTGCAACAATAATCAAAAGACTGCTCCATCAACATTTCACAACCATGAGAACAAAGAGCTTTTTAATAGAGCATAAATCCACTAATATTAAACAAGGATCTGAGGTCATCTTAAACACCACTTTGTGGGCTTGGAAATAGTTTACACAGTATTTTACAGGCGCAAACGTCATTTTTGGACTGAGTCAGAGCGCTGGGCAAAGTTGCTTTGTTGTTGAAgtgcaaaaagaagaaaacaaatgcagaaTGAGTTCATAAATTATTGACACAAAGCTCTATTTTTGTACCCCATGAGGCAGAATTACAACTGTGTATAAAATAGAGAGTAGTCTGGTGTAAAATGATATTGTAGTTGTTTAGCagtgttgtaaaaatgtgtgaatGTTTTTATATATCCTCTATAAAGCACTGGACTGTGACCTGTGCAGGCACCAGAGTGTAACTCTAATATAGAAATTTCATCTGTGGATCCATGAAAACAAGATAATTAATTGTGAGTGAACTGAGGACTCACAAGAAGTGTAGCTTCATGCTAAGAAAGAAGCAGAAACTGAAAACAAGGAGCTATGGAAAGGGATTACACTGAGTAGTTTTCTAAGCTCATAAAGAACTCGGGGCCAAACTGCTTATTTATTTCTGCATTAATTAACTTTCTTTGGCCATAAAGCTCTTTGTAGTAGGTGGCCCCCTGCCCCTCCTTCACCAACTCCCTGCACAGCCTGGCATCTCCCACATCACTATAACAACCATGGCTATAATGCACAATAACCCCCTCTGGTCCCATTTCAAACAGGAGCACAAGAGGGAAATCACCGCAGCTGCAAAGTTACACACAAATAAGTAATTTGAATGAATTATACTTTCACTTGTTTTAGCTTTGGATTAAATTGCGCAGTTAATATAAACCAAAACTTTTGCTCACCCTGCTCATAGTCGCTGATGTTGTCCGCCTGCCCTTCTTTCTCTCACATcaacacagcagctgtttttgtttcttatcCATAGTGAAGTCGCCCGGGTTTCTCCGAGCTCCGACGACTTGCTGCCTCGCACTCGTCGTCCTCTCCCAAAAACATGTCGGGTACAACAACCACGACAAGTGCGCTGGCCCTGCTAACTAGTTACCCCGCAACATATTGAGACAAATGGCTGGCTGACTTCTCAAACACACTTAGCTAGCAACTTCAGCTAGCTCACGAGCTCACTCATAAACTTCTTCTAAATTGCGCAAGCGTTGCGGTTTTTTAAATTTCGCTTTCTCCGACCGGCAAAACCTGATGTTACTCAGGTGAGTGCACAAAGTAAACACTGAGTCACGCGATATCCTCCGGAGTGGCTGAAGAAAAGCTGATAATTTCGCTGATGACTCCAGTTCAAAGAGGTCTTTCTTGGAGGATTGAGCTCGCGAGCATCATTAATGCACTTGTTGCAGTGTTTccaaggggcggggcttagagAGGTTACAATTGAGGTTACTGGTTGACCGCAGCGTGACCAGTCGGCTGACAGCCAATCGTGATTAAGTAGATGATTCCGTGACCGCGAAGCCACGCCCACACAGGAGCGTTTTTCATTGAAGGAAGGAGAATGTTGCTCCTCACTTCCTGCGGCTCTTTGAAGACAGAATAAGACTGAACCATCCAGTTGTCTTGCTCGTGTCATGTCATTGTATCATGCCAAGACAATTAATGTGCTGTGCGTGCCCATCCCAATAGAAACAATGACTTCGTGATTCTGTGCGGCCAGGGTAGGAGATAACCACATACCTGAGGTAACTTTTACATGTGACAAATAACAACACCACACCTCTATGGCAtctgtttaatgtttgtttttcattaacaGGCTCTCATTTTCAGCAGAATTACATGTCCAAGATGAACCACATGATGCGCACAcaatttcagattatttttaaAGTAGCAATACAACGATGTACAAGTCCTGCAAGTTTGACTTAAGTATggaagtattatcagcaaaatgttcttGGTTGGTGTAAAAAGGAAAAGTACTTACAATGCATACAAATTACCCAGTGAGTGTTGTATCATTGCCTATATACCTATTACAATTGTGttataggtgtgtgtgtatatatatatatatatatgtatgtgtgtgtgtgtgtgtgtgtgtgtgtgtgtgtgtgtgtgtgtgtgtgtgtcagtcctcCAGCAAATAAGCCAATACACCACTCACAAGATGGCTGAATTGCTTCTTCCTTAAGTCTTCATTTGAGATGTTACAAACGTGTTTTGCCCATAGTTTCATCAGGTGCAGAACCGTCAGACTCCAAGGCCTCTGGTAGAGGAGATGAGCTTGAAGGAGACACCTCAGTAgtcaaataaatgcagtggCGTGAAAAGTATGATTTGAGTATAAGTATTTAAGTAgaataaaattgaaatactTAATTAaggtacaagtacctcaaatttgttcTTAGTACAGTAggtgagtaaatgtacttaggtACACTGTACATAGCATCATATAGTCAACCAAAGTTTAGAGACAGGCTGATTTCTTATGACTCATTTCTATTCTTTAGAAATATTCAACATCAATTATAAAGAAAGTTTGCCTCATCTAAGCCCCAAAGATTAAGAACCCAGAGAAGGTCgtgtcatcatcttcatcagcaAAGAGCCCATTGTACAGCTCTCCCCCAGTCACCTGCAGCCACACCTTGTCTCCCACATCCAGGTTCAGCACAGCGCCCCCTGCTGCCTGATCCTCGCTGCTCTGGTAGTTATCCGTGGTGTGAATGATCTTTGCACCATTCTTCATCAGAGCAACCTTCACGTTCCGGGAGAAGACCGTGATGTGGTAGGTGAAGAAATATGCTCCCGCTGCGGAGCATGTGAATCTTCCTGTCTGTGGATCGTAGTGATTCTGCACATTGTAAATGATCTTGTCAAACCGGATCGGAGCATTAGGTGTAGGGAGTTTACTTTGTGCTGTGAGTCCCACTGAGAAGGCGCTTTTAGAGATAACAAGTTCTTCTCCCTTCTCACCTTTGTCACCTTTCTCTCCTCGAGACCCTCTCTCCCCACGATAACCAATATTGCCTTTGTGACCTGGAACACCAATTTCCCCCTTGGGCCCTGGCCTGCCAGGGGGTCCCAGTGGCCCCTGAATGCCTCTGTCACCTCTAAGGCCAACTTCTCCCTTGGGACCCTGTGGTCCAAGAGGCCCCAAATCCCCTTTAGGTCCTTGGGGTCCAGGCAGCCCAAGCTCTCCCTTACTTCCTTTGAGTCCAATGGGCCCTTGGACTCCTTGGGGCCCCATTTTCCCAGGAGGCCCCCGTTCGCCATTTTCTCCCCTTTTTCCTTTGAGCCCCACTGGACCAACTGTGCCTATAAATGACAAATATAACTTGTATACCACGTATATCCTTAATGATCAGTGTTTAGCCAGAAAAGGTGCGACAGATGTACGAATACGTTGTCTTAATGTAGATACAGCTGGTAAAAATAGATCATTGTTTCAACACAGGTAACTTAACAGacctgtttattttttcagtaaGGCAAGTGCAGTAAATTCTGGAGATACATACCAGGTTCCCCTTTGTCTCCTTTGTGGCCATCATTGCCAGCTGCTCCAACGGGGCCAACTTGACCTTTTTAATGGGGGTTCATAAAATATTGTGATCAACAATTGTAAAGTTGAAGCCTTAGACATTTAGGAAAATGTGCATAAAGTTACGTTCTGAAGGAGGGGTATTTTCTAAACTTACCTTGATCACCTTTTTCACCTCTGAGTCCATCTCGGCCATCTCTGCCAGGTGTGCCATTGTGTCCGGGGTCCCCAGGTATACCAGGATGTCCACAAACACAGTCTTTGTTTGGGGTTACTTCCTGTGTAACACACCTGACTGCCAATAGAAGGAGCAAGAGAATGACACTAAACCTCATCCGCAACATTATACCTGATGCACCTATCTATCAACAATGCAAAAACTTCTAGACTAAAAGACCTTAAATTGAGTGCATAGTTTGCCTCATAACCACATGCGCTACTGGCACCAACCAGAGAAAACATAAACTGGACAAGAACTTTGGACAAGAGTGACCTCAGTTCTCAAAGCCATTTCATTGGTCCAACTGTTTGTGGCTTACTTATTGAGTCTGTGAGTTACACATCACCTGTGCCCCTGCAGATGCTTCTCCAGTCTAGTTGAGGCTAATAATAAGCACAGAGTGTATGTCAGGGCCAGACATGCAAGAGGCCGCATAGTTTGACATGCGGTGCCTTCCTATAAAGTGAAGCAAACAGGATATaaatcttaaaggaatacttaaccccCTAAATGATGATATGTGTATCACTTTTTCACCCCATGTTCTGTTGAACTCATGAAGATGTTTGTCTCGCATGCCTCCCtttgaacgaagaatccaaaaatggagaaaattttCGATGGATTGAAATTATAGACgtatttaacaacagcaaagctataTCAAACCATTTGTTTACAAAATCTCACACACctggtgcagtataatccaagttttATTTATCCAATTATATGCTCAGTGCCCAGATAGACTTTTCCAACatggaactgaactaaaagggAAATTGTGCTTGCtctcttcagagccagactccactgacaaaaacagtaattttacctcactgaacatgaGAGCTGCTGGTGTATCGCTGCCTTGATTGGTTAGTTTGATTGTGTTATTGTATAACTTTGGTGTTTTCAAGATTAAGATCAGATTCATcaaagtcacataataacacaaacaaactaactgatccaGGCAGTGCCAGAGCATCAACTCCCATGATCAGTgacataaaattactgtttttgtcaatggaatcTGGCTCCGAAGAGAGCAAGGATAAGTTTCCCTTTTACTTCAGTTCCCTGTCgcaaagggctgtctgtttgggatgTAGTGAACACATGGATTATAAttcacaagttgtgtgagatttTGTAAACTGTTTTCATATACTTCATatactgagaatcttcactgacatgttttcatatagttttaATGTTGTTAAACACAGCCACTTTACTCTGTTAAAAAGAGTTTACTTCAatgttctgtttttggattctttgttcactgtgcaAGCATACGAGAAaatcaaagttttcttcatgaatttaatGTATGGGATGTATGGGAATACACGGGATAACAATTTGATATACAAGTGGTCATTTTagggttgaagtattccttcatTATTTTTAACTGAGCAGTAAAAAGACTGCATGAGGAATGGACGCCTTAGAATAATATTAGCTGTTGTTATTGTCCAAGATTTAAAGGACAGCATTGTAATGGCCTCTGTTTAGTCGCTGGATGCTAATAACAAGCTTAAATGTTAATCCATGCGTGCTTTTCTCATATGTGACTTTTAAAATGCCAACAGTCAGGAACAATTGACCCCATAAACTGGATCATTGACATAAAATGTGACCTTTTGTGCTCCAAAGCCCAACCTCAATGCCTTAGACAAAGGTTTCTGCTTATCTTAATGATAGTGCCTTTCAGATCTTATCTAGATGCAAACCATGTTTAGGGTGAACGTTTGGTAACTAAATTTCCATAGGATGGTAAAGCTTTAGAAAAGAAATTGAGAACTACATCTTTTCCCAAAGAACAGTATAATATAgggttttagaaaaaaaatctgtcagtttCAGTGGCTCCTTTGTTTTTGCTTCACACCCCACAAAGGTAAGATCAGCTATTAAACAGCATTACTGGACCAGCAAGGGGTTTAATATCTTACTCAAGGTTGCTCAGCAAGGCAAAGGTTTTCTGGCACACAGACTTGAATCAGGACTATCTGGTAGAGGAACCATCAACCTAATCATTATGCCGTGCTGCTCCTCCTTTATTAGATTGTGTGCAGTCAGTGAGGACACACAGCAGGGATGGGCGTAAGGGAGGAGCTGTAACATAAAACCAAGATAAGAAAAACACCCACAACACTCTGAACATACACCAAACACCCCTGGTTCCCCAGATATCTACATACCCAGCTTGTGTGTCACGCAGACTGACGCAGACATATGTtcacatactttattttttcaatacTTCTTCTCACAAGCCCCcagatataaatatatttaaaaatataaacatgacaATACATAAAAGTGCACATTCAAGCAAAGTCTTTACGTGGCACCAGAAATGGAAACATCACTGTCATACATGTTGGCTGCTGCACATATACTTGCAtggacacaaaatggccacatTGTGGGCAAAGACATAATCTAACAAACAAATAACAAGGGCATGGCTCAGAATGAATAAAACTCATTGAGAATTTGGGGCCAACATATCAGGACCCGGTCTCTGTAGTCCCATAACCAGGCACAACGTGAGGTTGATTTGGTTACAGAGGATACTGCAACATGTCTTCAGACGAGATAGCAGAGACATCGCCACTGAGTTCCATTAGGTTTAAGGCAAAAATAATGAACAGTAACAGATCATCCTAAAACAATGACCAAtgagaaatgtaaataaatgtttacataaatacaaataaatatatacagcaTGCTGTAACAGTGGCTTACAGTATTTcagatttaaaatgtgtatAACACTGATGATGAAAACTGACGTTGAATGACATGACATTGAGTTCCACATTAAGTAATCTTTTAGACATGGAAAATAAACAATGCTACAGGAAGAACAGCACATGACAAAGGGGAAGAGAGGGACAGGAGGAGAGCTTGGAGGAAGAGATCTACAGCATTTGACATCATCTTTTAAAGACAGAACACTCTGTTCAGGGAAGCAGCAATTCCAGGAA
This is a stretch of genomic DNA from Epinephelus fuscoguttatus linkage group LG21, E.fuscoguttatus.final_Chr_v1. It encodes these proteins:
- the c1qtnf9 gene encoding complement C1q and tumor necrosis factor-related protein 9A, translated to MLRMRFSVILLLLLLAVRCVTQEVTPNKDCVCGHPGIPGDPGHNGTPGRDGRDGLRGEKGDQGQVGPVGAAGNDGHKGDKGEPGTVGPVGLKGKRGENGERGPPGKMGPQGVQGPIGLKGSKGELGLPGPQGPKGDLGPLGPQGPKGEVGLRGDRGIQGPLGPPGRPGPKGEIGVPGHKGNIGYRGERGSRGEKGDKGEKGEELVISKSAFSVGLTAQSKLPTPNAPIRFDKIIYNVQNHYDPQTGRFTCSAAGAYFFTYHITVFSRNVKVALMKNGAKIIHTTDNYQSSEDQAAGGAVLNLDVGDKVWLQVTGGELYNGLFADEDDDTTFSGFLIFGA